The proteins below come from a single Branchiostoma floridae strain S238N-H82 chromosome 5, Bfl_VNyyK, whole genome shotgun sequence genomic window:
- the LOC118415378 gene encoding uncharacterized protein LOC118415378 isoform X3 has product MSWQLTALVWQGNLELSTVPESEYTNTYHHVDVDNAKRNVYIVEIFKYHRDFHNEKIRQIFHCTVKLANLSVPFTINSKIAPDYSTYNVYSFFVIFQCRLGEVCSHVAALLFAVEASRSLQEKRTSCTSRKAVWNKYYKDKVDPQRAEDMDFSHPKHGVQIKKARLKPQCDVPPLSEEEAASAFSQLRKLCPTASAVIKEEEDTDTASEDESDVNTETLPPVVYRSCHPAKVPVTSVSVDSILEDVRCNPEQITNLNKATVGQSKSALWRQQRKGRVTSTSMHDVLHASNPTTAVRKVMQYDCKDLSQVS; this is encoded by the exons ATGTCATGgcagctcactgcacttgtatggcagg GTAATTTGGAGTTATCAACAGTTCCTGAGAGTGAGTATACTAACACATAtcatcatgtagatgtagataatgctaaaagaaatgtgtatatagtagaaatattcaaatatcacaGAGACTTCCATAATGAGAAGATAAGGCAAATCTTTCATTGTACTGTGAAGCTGGCCAACTTATCCGTTCCTTTTACCATTAACTCTAAAATTGCTCCTGACTATAGTACCTATAATGTATactcattttttgttatatttcaatgtaGATTGGGAGAGGTCTGCAGCCATGTGGCTGCACTGCTGTTCGCAGTGGAGGCCTCCAGGTCTCTTCAGGAAAAACGGACGTCATGCACCAGCAGAAAGGCCGTGtggaacaaatattacaaagataag gttgATCCACAAAGGGCTGAGGACATGGACTTTTCGCACCCTAAACATGGAGTCCAGATCAAGAAGGCGCGCCTGAAGCCGCAGTGTGATGTGCCACCACTCAGTGAAGAAGAGGCCGCTTCTGCTTTCTCACAACTGAGGAAGCTGTGTCCCACTGCCAGTGCTGTCATTAAAGAGGAGGAGGACACAGACACAGCATCAGAAGATGAGTCAGATGTCAACACAGAGACGCTTCCCCCTGTGGTATACAGGTCTTGTCATCCAGCCAAAGtccctgttactagtgttagtgtaGACAGCATCCTTGAGGATGTTCGGTGCAACCCCGAGCAAATCACAAACCTCAACAAAGCTACAGTGGGGCAGTCCAAGTCTGCTTTATGGCGTCAGCAACGCAAGGGTCGTGTGACTTCTACATCCATGCATGATGTCCTTCATGCATCAAACCCCACCACTGCAGTACGGAAGGTCATGCAATATGACTGCAAGGATTTGAGCCAAGTGAGTTAA
- the LOC118415378 gene encoding uncharacterized protein LOC118415378 isoform X1, translating into MSSSNSYISSLEPNDRTRYFEKLMVSVEDAGDSSNPEVTGSAVTGDGVRLPDPYSLTGWKDDLSLWPDTDYGCIYTYLIEAPGPFNGEAMKAYKSLEAYNVFISGHVRECRYHPIGKNVKVCFLKAKVVPGQRVTETPHNPWVCLTKKEGYVMAAHCTCMAGLGEVCSHVAALLFAVEASRSLQEKRTSCTSRKAVWNKYYKDKVDPQRAEDMDFSHPKHGVQIKKARLKPQCDVPPLSEEEAASAFSQLRKLCPTASAVIKEEEDTDTASEDESDVNTETLPPVVYRSCHPAKVPVTSVSVDSILEDVRCNPEQITNLNKATVGQSKSALWRQQRKGRVTSTSMHDVLHASNPTTAVRKVMQYDCKDLSQVS; encoded by the exons ATGAGTTCTTCAAACAGCTACATTAGCTCTTTGGAGCCTAATGACCGAACCAGGTATTTTGAGAAATTAATGGTAAGTGTCGAAGACGCCGGCGATagttcaaacccggaagtgactggttcggcggtgactggtgacggtgtacgcctacctgacccatacagtctgacag GTTGGAAGGATGATTTGAGCCTCTGGCCAGATACGGACTATGGGTGCATCTACACCTACCTAATCGAGGCTCCAGGTCCGTTTAACGGAGAAGCCATGAAAGCCTATAAATCCCTGGAGGCGTACAATGTCTTTATAAGTGGCCATGTGAGGGAGTGCAGGTACCACCCTAttggaaaaaatgtgaaggtctgcttccttaaggccaaggttgtgccag gacagaGAGTAACAGAGACTCCTCACAACCCATGGgtgtgtttgaccaaaaaagagggTTATGTCATGgcagctcactgcacttgtatggcagg ATTGGGAGAGGTCTGCAGCCATGTGGCTGCACTGCTGTTCGCAGTGGAGGCCTCCAGGTCTCTTCAGGAAAAACGGACGTCATGCACCAGCAGAAAGGCCGTGtggaacaaatattacaaagataag gttgATCCACAAAGGGCTGAGGACATGGACTTTTCGCACCCTAAACATGGAGTCCAGATCAAGAAGGCGCGCCTGAAGCCGCAGTGTGATGTGCCACCACTCAGTGAAGAAGAGGCCGCTTCTGCTTTCTCACAACTGAGGAAGCTGTGTCCCACTGCCAGTGCTGTCATTAAAGAGGAGGAGGACACAGACACAGCATCAGAAGATGAGTCAGATGTCAACACAGAGACGCTTCCCCCTGTGGTATACAGGTCTTGTCATCCAGCCAAAGtccctgttactagtgttagtgtaGACAGCATCCTTGAGGATGTTCGGTGCAACCCCGAGCAAATCACAAACCTCAACAAAGCTACAGTGGGGCAGTCCAAGTCTGCTTTATGGCGTCAGCAACGCAAGGGTCGTGTGACTTCTACATCCATGCATGATGTCCTTCATGCATCAAACCCCACCACTGCAGTACGGAAGGTCATGCAATATGACTGCAAGGATTTGAGCCAAGTGAGTTAA
- the LOC118415378 gene encoding uncharacterized protein LOC118415378 isoform X2, translating into MSWQLTALVWQGRSDHAVCNLELSTVPESEYTNTYHHVDVDNAKRNVYIVEIFKYHRDFHNEKIRQIFHCTVKLANLSVPFTINSKIAPDYSTYNVYSFFVIFQCRLGEVCSHVAALLFAVEASRSLQEKRTSCTSRKAVWNKYYKDKVDPQRAEDMDFSHPKHGVQIKKARLKPQCDVPPLSEEEAASAFSQLRKLCPTASAVIKEEEDTDTASEDESDVNTETLPPVVYRSCHPAKVPVTSVSVDSILEDVRCNPEQITNLNKATVGQSKSALWRQQRKGRVTSTSMHDVLHASNPTTAVRKVMQYDCKDLSQVS; encoded by the exons ATGTCATGgcagctcactgcacttgtatggcagg ggaggagcgaccatgcagttt GTAATTTGGAGTTATCAACAGTTCCTGAGAGTGAGTATACTAACACATAtcatcatgtagatgtagataatgctaaaagaaatgtgtatatagtagaaatattcaaatatcacaGAGACTTCCATAATGAGAAGATAAGGCAAATCTTTCATTGTACTGTGAAGCTGGCCAACTTATCCGTTCCTTTTACCATTAACTCTAAAATTGCTCCTGACTATAGTACCTATAATGTATactcattttttgttatatttcaatgtaGATTGGGAGAGGTCTGCAGCCATGTGGCTGCACTGCTGTTCGCAGTGGAGGCCTCCAGGTCTCTTCAGGAAAAACGGACGTCATGCACCAGCAGAAAGGCCGTGtggaacaaatattacaaagataag gttgATCCACAAAGGGCTGAGGACATGGACTTTTCGCACCCTAAACATGGAGTCCAGATCAAGAAGGCGCGCCTGAAGCCGCAGTGTGATGTGCCACCACTCAGTGAAGAAGAGGCCGCTTCTGCTTTCTCACAACTGAGGAAGCTGTGTCCCACTGCCAGTGCTGTCATTAAAGAGGAGGAGGACACAGACACAGCATCAGAAGATGAGTCAGATGTCAACACAGAGACGCTTCCCCCTGTGGTATACAGGTCTTGTCATCCAGCCAAAGtccctgttactagtgttagtgtaGACAGCATCCTTGAGGATGTTCGGTGCAACCCCGAGCAAATCACAAACCTCAACAAAGCTACAGTGGGGCAGTCCAAGTCTGCTTTATGGCGTCAGCAACGCAAGGGTCGTGTGACTTCTACATCCATGCATGATGTCCTTCATGCATCAAACCCCACCACTGCAGTACGGAAGGTCATGCAATATGACTGCAAGGATTTGAGCCAAGTGAGTTAA